From Rutidosis leptorrhynchoides isolate AG116_Rl617_1_P2 chromosome 3, CSIRO_AGI_Rlap_v1, whole genome shotgun sequence, a single genomic window includes:
- the LOC139900033 gene encoding uncharacterized protein — MVKTIGNGCSTRFWHDHWLGNEPLKSVFTRLFRLEQDKDVTVCNRVLWQTPPVVSDTGWVRDPYGQTRGELTEINNLLQALTFDSSKKGSWRWTVCDNGVFSTKVLTELIFSKMFQTNAPINCETLRNNFIPKKVKIFIWRAKRKRLPTLLELDKRGVDLHSVRCPLCDDELELVEHSLFSCKHGKAIWDKVYSWWDKQNVLHQTFEDTYNNNNNKDVNSEVGAKVWQAVKWVCMYLIWRNRNQKVFKLSSWTPPNALNEIQIKSFEWISKRCKNMKIDWHRWCHKPSSIFV; from the coding sequence ATGGTGAAAACAATCGGAAATGGTTGCAGCACTAGGTTCTGGCATGATCACTGGCTCGGTAACGAGCCTCTCAAATCAGTATTTACCAGATTATTTCGGTTAGAACAAGACAAGGATGTCACGGTCTGCAATCGAGTCCTTTGGCAGACCCCTCCGGTGGTTTCTGATACAGGTTGGGTACGAGATCCATATGGGCAAACTAGAGGCGAGTTAACTGAGATAAATAATTTACTTCAAGCTTTGACTTTCGACTCATCAAAGAAAGGCTCGTGGAGATGGACGGTATGCGATAATGGTGTTTTTAGTACAAAGGTTCTCACTGAACTTATCTTCTCGAAAATGTTTCAAACTAATGCTCCTATAAATTGTGAAACTTTGAGAAACAACTTCATCCCGAAGAAAGTCAAAATCTTCATATGGCGGGCAAAACGGAAAAGGCTTCCCACGCTCTTGGAACTTGACAAGAGGGGCGTTGACCTTCACTCCGTTCGTTGTCCTCTATGTGATGATGAATTGGAATTGGTGGAACACTCTTTATTCTCGTGTAAGCATGGAAAAGCTATTTGGGATAAAGTGTACTCGTGGTGGGACAAACAAAACGTGCTTCATCAAACTTTTGAGGAcacctacaacaacaacaacaacaaggatGTGAACTCCGAAGTTGGCGCGAAGGTTTGGCAAGCGGTCAAGTGGGTATGCATGTATCTTATTTGGAGAAATCGGAACCAAAAGGTGTTTAAACTCTCGAGTTGGACTCCTCCAAATGCTCTAAATGAGATACAAATCAAAAGTTTCGAATGGATTTCAAAGCGATGCAAAAATATGAAGATCGATTGGCATAGGTGGTGTCACAAACCATCTTCCATCTTTGTTTAA